In Halobacterium sp. R2-5, the following are encoded in one genomic region:
- a CDS encoding DUF5784 family protein: MAKPLRFRRSTESWSADRVRDLLYRDLDDNLGARSSTPWFKPPDGFEAQRFDMDNGDTALFCWNGDGGWWLGNTETPEALWRTDKQSFSEAPEAVSEWAQREFLAELHDEDPWLADYPTLSWFFLPVFASKDGRETTRAFFSEHAAGFPDADSEDALAFYESFLDTGVLDDERHVMAGKLGTSEYLDLARASAAMSEFHAAWLLHEAGYDITPEIEVTTGHSLDFRADRDGEHGTLVEVTRPVPTNDRAANTPVRAIKETAETKTSGQLEAHGGGAVLFVDCSSFPDDEWRRIRGERPDVGHRPAVVFRVRPDGSVDGYAKGSVPLSLPQF; the protein is encoded by the coding sequence GTGGCGAAACCGTTGCGGTTCCGGCGGTCGACCGAATCCTGGAGTGCCGACCGCGTCCGCGATCTGCTGTACCGCGACCTCGACGACAACCTCGGCGCGCGCTCCTCGACGCCGTGGTTCAAACCCCCCGACGGCTTCGAGGCGCAGCGCTTCGACATGGACAACGGGGACACCGCGCTGTTCTGCTGGAACGGCGACGGCGGCTGGTGGCTCGGCAACACGGAGACGCCGGAAGCGCTCTGGCGCACCGACAAGCAGTCGTTCTCCGAGGCCCCCGAAGCCGTCTCCGAGTGGGCCCAGCGCGAGTTCCTCGCGGAGCTCCACGACGAGGACCCGTGGCTCGCGGACTACCCGACGCTGTCGTGGTTCTTCCTGCCCGTGTTCGCGTCGAAGGACGGCCGCGAGACGACCCGCGCGTTCTTCAGCGAGCACGCCGCGGGCTTCCCGGACGCCGACAGCGAGGACGCGCTCGCGTTCTACGAGTCGTTCCTCGACACGGGCGTCCTCGACGACGAGCGGCACGTGATGGCCGGAAAGCTCGGGACCTCCGAGTACCTCGACCTGGCGCGCGCGAGCGCCGCGATGAGCGAGTTCCACGCGGCGTGGCTGCTCCACGAGGCCGGCTACGATATCACCCCGGAAATCGAGGTGACCACGGGGCACTCCCTGGACTTCCGCGCGGACCGCGACGGCGAGCACGGCACGCTCGTCGAGGTCACGCGCCCCGTTCCCACGAACGACCGCGCCGCCAACACCCCCGTCAGGGCAATCAAGGAGACCGCGGAGACGAAGACCAGCGGCCAGCTGGAGGCCCACGGCGGCGGCGCGGTCCTGTTCGTGGACTGCTCGTCGTTCCCCGACGACGAGTGGCGCCGCATCCGGGGCGAGCGGCCCGACGTCGGCCACCGGCCCGCGGTCGTCTTCCGCGTGCGGCCCGACGGCTCCGTCGACGGCTACGCGAAGGGGTCGGTGCCGCTGTCGCTCCCGCAGTTCTAG
- a CDS encoding DUF2249 domain-containing protein has protein sequence MAAKTLDLREVPPPERHPKIHDAFAELDSGEALELVNDHEPKPLFYEMQAEVDSFDADAYEVEQRGPSEFVAKLPKA, from the coding sequence ATGGCAGCGAAGACTCTGGACCTGCGCGAGGTACCGCCGCCCGAGCGCCACCCGAAGATACACGACGCGTTCGCGGAACTGGACAGCGGCGAGGCGCTCGAACTCGTCAACGACCACGAGCCCAAGCCGCTGTTCTACGAGATGCAGGCGGAAGTCGACTCCTTCGACGCGGACGCCTACGAGGTCGAACAGCGCGGCCCCAGCGAGTTTGTCGCCAAACTCCCAAAAGCGTGA
- a CDS encoding GNAT family N-acetyltransferase, with protein sequence MEVTAATGDDVAAVAELWVSLAREQRGHGSHLRAEENRQRAQDLVAQYVHSDACAVAAAAGQPVGFVMFHVESGFFQTDATRGVVDNVYVLPEARGEGVGSALLDYAERALRDDGADVLALEALWDNEAARRLYERRGYEPHRVTMEKQVGDDESTADADE encoded by the coding sequence ATGGAGGTGACGGCGGCGACCGGGGACGACGTCGCGGCCGTCGCGGAGCTGTGGGTGTCGCTGGCGCGCGAGCAGCGCGGCCACGGCTCGCACCTGCGCGCGGAGGAGAACCGCCAGCGCGCCCAGGACCTCGTGGCGCAGTACGTCCACAGCGACGCGTGTGCCGTCGCGGCCGCGGCGGGCCAGCCCGTCGGCTTCGTGATGTTCCACGTCGAATCCGGGTTTTTCCAGACGGACGCGACCCGCGGCGTCGTCGACAACGTCTACGTGCTACCCGAGGCTCGCGGCGAGGGCGTCGGCTCCGCCCTCTTGGACTACGCCGAGCGCGCGCTCCGCGACGATGGCGCGGACGTGCTCGCGCTCGAAGCACTGTGGGACAACGAGGCCGCGCGCCGCCTCTACGAGCGCCGCGGCTACGAACCGCACCGCGTCACGATGGAGAAACAGGTGGGGGATGACGAGTCCACGGCGGACGCAGACGAATAG
- the pgk gene encoding phosphoglycerate kinase, with protein sequence MAIRTLDDLDATDTAVGVRVDINSPLADDGALADDARLRAHVDTLSELLDRGARVAILAHQGRPGGDEFARLEPHADRLGDLLDFPVEYCDATFSQDARDAVDALDAGTAVLLENTRFYSEEYMEFDADRAAETYLVSRLSPVLDAYVNDAFAAAHRSQPSLVGFPELLDSYAGRVMETELDVLGAIGETPTPRTYAVGGAKVPDSVTVIEHALNNGLAEDVLVTGVVANVFLAADGVDIGRASTEFVHDRGYETEIERASDLLDAHGESIHLPVDVAVERDGERVELDVAALPPERNEPIQDVGRDTVEAYADVLADSGTAVLNGPAGVFEDDTFADGTRGVFSAATEADYTIVGGGDTAAAIRKFGLSGFDHVSTGGGAALRLLTGESLPAVEALR encoded by the coding sequence ATGGCGATACGGACCCTCGACGACCTCGACGCGACGGACACCGCGGTCGGGGTGCGGGTCGACATCAACAGCCCGCTGGCCGACGACGGCGCGCTCGCGGACGACGCGCGACTGCGAGCGCACGTGGACACGCTCTCGGAACTGCTCGACCGCGGCGCGCGGGTCGCGATTCTCGCCCACCAGGGGCGTCCCGGCGGCGACGAGTTCGCGCGCCTCGAACCACACGCCGACCGCCTCGGCGACCTGCTGGACTTCCCGGTCGAGTACTGCGACGCGACGTTCTCCCAGGACGCACGGGACGCCGTCGACGCGCTCGACGCCGGCACGGCGGTCCTCCTCGAGAACACGCGGTTCTACAGCGAGGAGTACATGGAGTTCGACGCCGACCGCGCCGCGGAGACGTACCTCGTCTCCCGGCTCTCCCCGGTGTTGGACGCGTACGTCAACGACGCGTTCGCGGCCGCGCACCGCTCGCAGCCGTCGCTCGTCGGCTTCCCGGAGCTCCTGGACTCGTACGCGGGCCGCGTGATGGAGACGGAACTGGACGTGCTCGGCGCCATCGGGGAGACGCCGACGCCGCGGACGTACGCGGTCGGCGGCGCGAAAGTCCCCGACTCGGTGACCGTCATCGAGCACGCCCTGAACAACGGCCTCGCCGAGGACGTGCTCGTGACCGGCGTGGTCGCGAACGTCTTCCTTGCGGCGGACGGCGTGGACATCGGCCGCGCGAGCACGGAGTTCGTCCACGACCGCGGCTACGAGACCGAAATCGAGCGCGCGAGCGACCTCCTCGACGCACACGGCGAGAGCATCCACCTGCCCGTTGACGTGGCCGTCGAGCGGGACGGCGAGCGCGTCGAACTCGACGTCGCGGCCCTCCCGCCGGAGCGCAACGAGCCCATCCAGGACGTCGGTCGCGACACCGTGGAGGCGTACGCCGACGTCCTCGCGGACAGCGGCACGGCGGTCCTGAACGGGCCGGCGGGCGTCTTCGAGGACGACACGTTCGCGGACGGGACGCGCGGCGTGTTCTCGGCGGCCACCGAGGCGGACTACACCATCGTCGGCGGCGGCGACACGGCGGCGGCGATCCGGAAGTTCGGGCTCTCCGGGTTCGACCACGTGAGCACGGGCGGCGGCGCGGCGCTCCGCCTGCTGACGGGCGAGTCGCTCCCCGCAGTGGAGGCGCTGCGGTGA
- a CDS encoding CBS domain-containing protein, whose product MAQLSLRDVLSREFVGVSESDELLDAVELMREEHTNSAVVLRGSAPVGVVTAGTVFDVLLDGRNPDSVTAGDVMDDPPESLSLDASVADAADLMGRTGDPHVLVSDDDAVHGVVEARDVAPTVEKQLRGAPTAPSAPPTESGQADAADSYAEQGVCESCGGLAHELVDVNGQLLCPECQPV is encoded by the coding sequence ATGGCACAGCTATCGCTCAGAGACGTGCTCTCCCGGGAGTTCGTCGGCGTCAGCGAGTCCGACGAACTCCTCGACGCGGTGGAGCTGATGCGCGAGGAGCACACGAACAGCGCGGTCGTCCTCCGCGGGAGCGCGCCGGTCGGCGTCGTCACCGCGGGCACCGTCTTCGACGTCCTGCTCGACGGCCGCAACCCCGACTCGGTCACCGCCGGAGACGTGATGGACGACCCGCCGGAGTCGCTGTCGCTGGACGCCTCGGTCGCGGACGCCGCCGACCTGATGGGCCGCACCGGTGACCCGCACGTGCTCGTCTCGGACGACGACGCCGTCCACGGCGTCGTCGAGGCCCGCGACGTCGCGCCGACCGTCGAGAAGCAGCTCCGCGGCGCCCCCACCGCACCGTCGGCGCCGCCGACCGAGAGCGGTCAGGCGGACGCCGCGGACAGCTACGCCGAGCAGGGCGTCTGCGAGAGCTGCGGCGGACTCGCCCACGAGCTCGTCGACGTGAACGGCCAGCTGCTCTGCCCCGAGTGCCAGCCGGTCTGA
- the udk gene encoding uridine kinase encodes MTIPSFAIGIAGGTGAGKTTVAREITDNVEEAATLIPLDNYYKDLSHMDFEERESVNYDHPSAFEWELLREHLDALLSGQPVEMPQYDFNEHLREEERVTVEPTDVIVLEGILALYDEDVNDMLDLHIYVETDADVRILRRIERDVVERGRELEGVMDQYLSTVKPMHEQFIEPTKKDADIIIPEGANAVAVNLLEEKVQAESSEMAAWAARGDDERYESEFADSDEGVVSTEPEPPRESE; translated from the coding sequence ATGACCATCCCGTCGTTCGCTATCGGCATCGCCGGCGGAACGGGCGCCGGCAAGACGACGGTAGCACGCGAGATCACCGACAACGTCGAGGAGGCCGCGACGCTCATCCCCCTCGACAACTACTACAAGGACCTCAGTCACATGGACTTCGAGGAGCGCGAGAGCGTCAACTACGACCACCCCTCCGCGTTCGAGTGGGAGCTCCTCCGCGAGCACCTCGACGCGCTGCTCTCCGGGCAGCCCGTCGAGATGCCCCAGTACGACTTCAACGAACACCTCCGCGAGGAGGAGCGCGTCACCGTCGAACCCACCGACGTCATCGTCCTCGAGGGGATTCTCGCGCTCTACGACGAGGACGTCAACGACATGCTCGACCTCCACATCTACGTCGAGACCGACGCCGACGTCCGCATCCTCCGGCGCATCGAGCGCGACGTCGTCGAGCGCGGCCGCGAACTGGAGGGCGTGATGGACCAGTACCTCTCGACGGTGAAGCCGATGCACGAGCAGTTCATCGAGCCCACGAAGAAGGACGCCGACATCATCATCCCCGAGGGCGCCAACGCCGTCGCGGTCAACCTCCTCGAGGAGAAAGTGCAGGCCGAGAGCTCCGAGATGGCCGCGTGGGCCGCCCGCGGCGACGACGAACGCTACGAGAGCGAGTTCGCGGACTCCGACGAGGGGGTCGTGAGCACGGAGCCCGAACCCCCCCGCGAGTCGGAGTGA
- a CDS encoding metal-dependent hydrolase has translation MVDVSGHFAMALLFAAPAWFLWGYRGALGFTGFTLVTAMLPDADLVLQHYLPVTHHGVTHTFLFGAVVSLLGAVVAARWLTGPLNASRWVESTAIPRETVFVFAASGLFVGGVSHIFADLLSAPDIAAPLAPFWPVYREHVVVDVIYYNSPVWNFGLLAVAVALHVTLARYESYPLDTRFRIGERDDPRT, from the coding sequence ATGGTCGACGTGAGCGGGCACTTCGCGATGGCACTGCTGTTCGCCGCACCGGCGTGGTTCCTGTGGGGGTACCGCGGCGCGCTCGGGTTCACCGGGTTCACGCTCGTCACCGCGATGCTGCCGGACGCCGACCTCGTCCTCCAGCACTACCTCCCCGTAACCCACCACGGCGTGACGCACACGTTCCTGTTCGGCGCCGTCGTGAGCCTCCTCGGGGCCGTCGTCGCCGCGCGCTGGCTCACCGGACCGCTCAACGCCAGCCGGTGGGTCGAGAGCACGGCAATCCCCCGGGAGACGGTGTTCGTCTTCGCGGCGTCCGGGCTGTTCGTCGGCGGCGTGAGCCACATCTTCGCGGACCTGCTGTCCGCGCCGGACATCGCCGCGCCGCTCGCGCCGTTCTGGCCGGTGTACCGGGAGCACGTCGTCGTCGACGTCATCTACTACAACTCGCCCGTCTGGAACTTCGGCCTGCTCGCGGTCGCCGTCGCGCTCCACGTCACGCTCGCGCGCTACGAGAGCTATCCGCTGGACACGCGCTTCCGAATCGGCGAGCGGGACGACCCGCGGACGTGA
- a CDS encoding helix-turn-helix transcriptional regulator gives MSTLTRGETGSGIALATVFRTLSDPTRRHILSKLRRHTPQPLVELEYEAFHESADEREPPHVHLYHGHLPKLDSAGFVDWDRETDTVSRGPNYEEIRPVIDLLAENQEELPADWP, from the coding sequence ATGTCGACACTCACACGCGGCGAGACGGGAAGCGGTATCGCGCTGGCGACCGTGTTCCGGACGCTCAGCGACCCGACGCGGCGGCACATCCTCTCGAAGCTCCGCCGGCACACGCCACAGCCGCTCGTCGAACTGGAGTACGAAGCGTTCCACGAGAGCGCCGACGAGCGCGAACCCCCTCACGTCCACCTCTACCACGGCCACCTCCCGAAACTCGACAGCGCCGGGTTCGTCGACTGGGACCGCGAGACCGACACCGTCTCCCGCGGCCCCAACTACGAGGAGATCCGCCCCGTCATCGACCTCCTGGCGGAGAACCAGGAGGAACTCCCCGCTGACTGGCCCTGA